In Mycobacterium gallinarum, a single window of DNA contains:
- the rplX gene encoding 50S ribosomal protein L24 — MKVHKGDTVLVVSGKDKGAKGKVLQAYPSRNKILVEGVNRIKKHTAVSRNERGAQSGGIVTQEAAIDASNVMVVDSDGKPTRIGYRTDEESGKKVRIAKTNGKDI, encoded by the coding sequence GTGAAGGTCCACAAGGGCGACACCGTTCTGGTCGTCTCCGGTAAAGACAAGGGCGCCAAAGGCAAGGTGCTGCAGGCGTATCCGTCGCGGAACAAGATCCTCGTCGAGGGCGTCAACCGGATCAAGAAGCACACCGCGGTCTCGCGCAACGAGCGCGGCGCGCAGTCCGGCGGCATCGTCACGCAGGAGGCCGCCATCGACGCGAGCAACGTGATGGTCGTCGACTCGGACGGCAAGCCGACCCGCATCGGGTATCGCACGGACGAAGAGAGCGGCAAGAAGGTCCGCATCGCCAAGACCAACGGCAAGGACATCTAG
- the rplE gene encoding 50S ribosomal protein L5, with the protein MTPTTSTEEKTVPRLKQRYREEIKDALLKEFGYANVMQIPGVVKVVVNMGVGDAARDAKLINGAVNDLALITGQKPEIRKARKSIAQFKLREGMPIGARVTLRGDRMWEFLDRLTSIALPRIRDFRGLSPKQFDGTGNYTFGLNEQSMFHEINIDDIDRPRGMDITVVTSATNDDEGRALLRALGFPFKEN; encoded by the coding sequence GTGACTCCGACAACCAGCACTGAAGAAAAGACCGTCCCGCGGCTCAAGCAGCGCTACCGCGAGGAGATCAAGGACGCGTTGCTGAAGGAATTCGGCTACGCGAACGTCATGCAGATCCCCGGCGTGGTCAAGGTCGTCGTGAACATGGGTGTCGGTGACGCCGCCCGCGACGCCAAGCTGATCAACGGTGCGGTCAACGACCTGGCGCTGATCACCGGCCAGAAGCCCGAGATTCGCAAGGCCCGCAAGTCCATCGCACAGTTCAAGCTGCGTGAGGGCATGCCGATCGGTGCGCGGGTGACGCTGCGCGGCGACCGGATGTGGGAGTTTCTCGACCGCCTGACCTCGATCGCGCTGCCGCGTATCCGCGACTTCCGTGGACTGAGCCCCAAGCAGTTCGACGGCACCGGCAACTACACCTTCGGGCTCAACGAGCAGTCGATGTTCCACGAGATCAACATCGACGACATCGATCGCCCCCGGGGTATGGACATCACCGTCGTCACGTCGGCGACGAACGACGACGAAGGCCGCGCGCTGCTGCGTGCACTTGGCTTCCCTTTCAAGGAGAACTGA
- a CDS encoding type Z 30S ribosomal protein S14 — MAKKALVNKANKKPKFKVRGYTRCNRCGRPHAVYRKFGLCRICLREMAHAGELPGVQKSSW; from the coding sequence ATGGCAAAGAAGGCTCTGGTCAACAAGGCCAACAAGAAGCCGAAGTTCAAGGTGCGCGGCTACACCCGGTGCAATAGGTGCGGTCGCCCGCACGCGGTTTACCGCAAGTTCGGGCTCTGCCGTATCTGCCTGCGCGAGATGGCGCACGCCGGCGAACTGCCCGGCGTTCAGAAGTCCAGCTGGTGA
- the rpsH gene encoding 30S ribosomal protein S8, with product MTMTDPIADFLTRLRNANSAYHDEVSLPHSKIKANIAEILKSEGYISDYHTEDARVGKSLVVQLKYGPSRERSIAGLRRVSKPGLRVYAKSTNLPRVLGGLGVAIISTSSGLRTDRQAAREGVGGEVLAYVW from the coding sequence ATGACCATGACGGATCCGATCGCAGACTTCTTGACACGTCTGCGCAACGCCAATTCGGCGTACCACGACGAGGTGTCGCTGCCACACTCGAAGATCAAGGCCAACATCGCCGAGATCCTCAAGAGCGAGGGCTACATCTCCGATTACCACACCGAGGATGCCCGGGTGGGCAAGTCGCTTGTGGTGCAACTGAAATACGGCCCGAGCCGTGAACGCAGCATCGCGGGACTGCGCCGGGTGAGCAAGCCCGGTCTGCGCGTCTACGCGAAGTCCACCAATCTGCCGCGCGTGCTCGGCGGTCTGGGCGTGGCGATCATCTCCACGTCGTCGGGTCTGCGAACCGACCGTCAGGCCGCCCGAGAGGGCGTCGGCGGCGAAGTCCTCGCGTACGTGTGGTAG
- the rplF gene encoding 50S ribosomal protein L6, translated as MSRIGKQPVPVPAGVDVTITGQNVSVKGPKGTLELTVAEPIQVARDDDGAIVVTRPNDERENRSLHGLSRTLIANLVTGVTEGYTTKMEIFGVGYRVVAKGSNLEFALGYSHPVLINAPEGVSFAVETPTKFSISGIDKQKVGQIAANIRRLRKSDPYKGKGIRYEGEQIRRKVGKTGK; from the coding sequence ATGTCACGAATTGGAAAGCAACCGGTTCCGGTTCCCGCCGGAGTCGATGTCACGATCACCGGCCAGAACGTCTCGGTCAAGGGTCCCAAGGGAACTCTTGAGCTGACGGTGGCCGAACCGATCCAGGTCGCGCGCGACGACGATGGCGCCATCGTGGTGACCCGTCCGAACGACGAGCGCGAAAACCGCTCGCTGCACGGGTTGTCCCGCACGCTCATCGCCAACCTGGTGACGGGTGTGACCGAGGGCTACACCACCAAGATGGAGATCTTCGGCGTCGGCTACCGCGTGGTGGCCAAGGGCAGCAACCTCGAGTTCGCCCTTGGTTACAGCCATCCGGTGTTGATCAACGCCCCCGAAGGTGTGTCGTTCGCAGTGGAGACACCGACGAAGTTCTCGATCTCCGGCATCGACAAGCAGAAGGTCGGCCAGATCGCGGCGAACATCCGCCGCCTGCGCAAGAGCGATCCCTACAAGGGCAAGGGCATTCGCTACGAGGGTGAGCAGATCCGCCGCAAGGTCGGAAAGACAGGTAAGTAG
- the rplR gene encoding 50S ribosomal protein L18, whose protein sequence is MGQSVSEARRVSRLRRHARLRKKIEGTAEVPRLMVNRSSRHIHVQLINDLDGTTVAAASSIEADVRAVDGDKKAHSVRVGQLIAERAKAAGIEAVVFDRGGYTYGGRIAALADAAREGGLKF, encoded by the coding sequence GTGGGGCAGAGCGTGTCCGAGGCCCGGCGCGTCTCGCGGTTGCGTCGGCACGCCCGACTGCGCAAGAAGATCGAGGGCACGGCAGAGGTGCCGCGCTTGATGGTCAACCGCTCGTCGCGGCACATCCACGTGCAGCTGATCAACGACCTCGACGGCACCACAGTGGCCGCCGCATCGTCGATCGAGGCGGACGTGCGTGCGGTCGACGGCGACAAAAAGGCCCACAGCGTGCGGGTCGGTCAGCTGATCGCCGAGCGCGCGAAGGCTGCGGGTATCGAGGCCGTGGTGTTCGACCGCGGTGGCTACACCTACGGCGGGCGCATCGCGGCACTGGCTGACGCAGCGCGCGAAGGCGGGCTGAAGTTCTAA